The following proteins are encoded in a genomic region of Brachypodium distachyon strain Bd21 chromosome 1, Brachypodium_distachyon_v3.0, whole genome shotgun sequence:
- the LOC100833116 gene encoding uncharacterized protein LOC100833116 isoform X3, whose amino-acid sequence MTLVVLAVLICQPLVVDLLSCSSSSRKNLYPIDSPIKKRKSQYELSDTRLSSLKYKFQNRLTCQEDESARTESLGCGDIFINKNCDMDMVNIVEELDSCENTQSLLGGCIEVDSINGIESQSMRKMFKVRASASSSSSNNISSDAFSSFGRSGTKDTDSWVRPHLEHDRSGTMLQPYDDDIERIYDVMNELASGGVDGFSDRITNERLYSNGVEDFLILPAGKTGCHGEKKKLTIDQEFEQYFSKLML is encoded by the exons ATGACGCTTGTGGTGCTCGCTGTGCTAATTTGCCAGCCATTAGTTGTCGATCTGTTGAG TTGCAGCTCCAGTAGCAGGAAGAATCTTTACCCTATCGACAGTCCAATTAAGAAACGGAAGTCACAGTATGAGCTCAGTGATACAAGGTTGTCATCGCTGAAATACAAGTTTCAGAACCGATTAACTTGCCAGGAGGATGAGTCCGCAAGAACAGAAAGCTTAGGATGTGGTGACATTTTCATCAACAAGAATTGTGATATGGACATGGTCAATATTGTTGAGGAATTGGACTCTTGTGAGAATACTCAAAGCCTTTTAGGTGGGTGCATTGAAGTGGACTCCATAAATGGAATTGAGAGCCAATCTATGAGAAAAATGTTCAAGGTCCGGGCATCTGCATCCAGCAGCTCAAGCAACAACATTTCTTCTGACGCTTTCAGTTCTTTCGGTAGATCTGGCACCAAAGATACTGACAGCTGGGTGAGGCCGCACCTGGAGCATGATCGCTCAGGTACTATGCTGCAACCATATGATGATGATATTGAGAGGATATACGATGTGATGAATGAGCTCGCAAGTGGCGGTGTCGATGGTTTTTCTGATCGTATCACAAATGAGAGGCTATACTCGAATGGCGTCGAGGATTTCCTGATTTTGCCAGCAGGCAAAACTGGCTGTCATG gcgagaagaagaagctaacCATTGATCAAGAATTTGAGCAGTACTTTTCAAAGCTCATGCTTTAG
- the LOC100833116 gene encoding uncharacterized protein LOC100833116 isoform X4 — MTLVVLAVLICQPLVVDLLSSSSRKNLYPIDSPIKKRKSQYELSDTRLSSLKYKFQNRLTCQEDESARTESLGCGDIFINKNCDMDMVNIVEELDSCENTQSLLGGCIEVDSINGIESQSMRKMFKVRASASSSSSNNISSDAFSSFGRSGTKDTDSWVRPHLEHDRSGTMLQPYDDDIERIYDVMNELASGGVDGFSDRITNERLYSNGVEDFLILPAGKTGCHGEKKKLTIDQEFEQYFSKLML; from the exons ATGACGCTTGTGGTGCTCGCTGTGCTAATTTGCCAGCCATTAGTTGTCGATCTGTTGAG CTCCAGTAGCAGGAAGAATCTTTACCCTATCGACAGTCCAATTAAGAAACGGAAGTCACAGTATGAGCTCAGTGATACAAGGTTGTCATCGCTGAAATACAAGTTTCAGAACCGATTAACTTGCCAGGAGGATGAGTCCGCAAGAACAGAAAGCTTAGGATGTGGTGACATTTTCATCAACAAGAATTGTGATATGGACATGGTCAATATTGTTGAGGAATTGGACTCTTGTGAGAATACTCAAAGCCTTTTAGGTGGGTGCATTGAAGTGGACTCCATAAATGGAATTGAGAGCCAATCTATGAGAAAAATGTTCAAGGTCCGGGCATCTGCATCCAGCAGCTCAAGCAACAACATTTCTTCTGACGCTTTCAGTTCTTTCGGTAGATCTGGCACCAAAGATACTGACAGCTGGGTGAGGCCGCACCTGGAGCATGATCGCTCAGGTACTATGCTGCAACCATATGATGATGATATTGAGAGGATATACGATGTGATGAATGAGCTCGCAAGTGGCGGTGTCGATGGTTTTTCTGATCGTATCACAAATGAGAGGCTATACTCGAATGGCGTCGAGGATTTCCTGATTTTGCCAGCAGGCAAAACTGGCTGTCATG gcgagaagaagaagctaacCATTGATCAAGAATTTGAGCAGTACTTTTCAAAGCTCATGCTTTAG
- the LOC100833116 gene encoding uncharacterized protein LOC100833116 isoform X2, whose amino-acid sequence MDRGGGGREMSREEEEAEAASTNQKTESFKGCSSSRKNLYPIDSPIKKRKSQYELSDTRLSSLKYKFQNRLTCQEDESARTESLGCGDIFINKNCDMDMVNIVEELDSCENTQSLLGGCIEVDSINGIESQSMRKMFKVRASASSSSSNNISSDAFSSFGRSGTKDTDSWVRPHLEHDRSGTMLQPYDDDIERIYDVMNELASGGVDGFSDRITNERLYSNGVEDFLILPAGKTGCHGEKKKLTIDQEFEQYFSKLML is encoded by the exons ATGgatcgcggcggaggcggccgtgAGATGtcacgggaggaggaggaagcggaggCGGCTTCCACCAACCAGAAGACCGAGAGCTTCAAAGGCTG CTCCAGTAGCAGGAAGAATCTTTACCCTATCGACAGTCCAATTAAGAAACGGAAGTCACAGTATGAGCTCAGTGATACAAGGTTGTCATCGCTGAAATACAAGTTTCAGAACCGATTAACTTGCCAGGAGGATGAGTCCGCAAGAACAGAAAGCTTAGGATGTGGTGACATTTTCATCAACAAGAATTGTGATATGGACATGGTCAATATTGTTGAGGAATTGGACTCTTGTGAGAATACTCAAAGCCTTTTAGGTGGGTGCATTGAAGTGGACTCCATAAATGGAATTGAGAGCCAATCTATGAGAAAAATGTTCAAGGTCCGGGCATCTGCATCCAGCAGCTCAAGCAACAACATTTCTTCTGACGCTTTCAGTTCTTTCGGTAGATCTGGCACCAAAGATACTGACAGCTGGGTGAGGCCGCACCTGGAGCATGATCGCTCAGGTACTATGCTGCAACCATATGATGATGATATTGAGAGGATATACGATGTGATGAATGAGCTCGCAAGTGGCGGTGTCGATGGTTTTTCTGATCGTATCACAAATGAGAGGCTATACTCGAATGGCGTCGAGGATTTCCTGATTTTGCCAGCAGGCAAAACTGGCTGTCATG gcgagaagaagaagctaacCATTGATCAAGAATTTGAGCAGTACTTTTCAAAGCTCATGCTTTAG
- the LOC100833116 gene encoding uncharacterized protein LOC100833116 isoform X1: MDRGGGGREMSREEEEAEAASTNQKTESFKGCCSSSSRKNLYPIDSPIKKRKSQYELSDTRLSSLKYKFQNRLTCQEDESARTESLGCGDIFINKNCDMDMVNIVEELDSCENTQSLLGGCIEVDSINGIESQSMRKMFKVRASASSSSSNNISSDAFSSFGRSGTKDTDSWVRPHLEHDRSGTMLQPYDDDIERIYDVMNELASGGVDGFSDRITNERLYSNGVEDFLILPAGKTGCHGEKKKLTIDQEFEQYFSKLML, from the exons ATGgatcgcggcggaggcggccgtgAGATGtcacgggaggaggaggaagcggaggCGGCTTCCACCAACCAGAAGACCGAGAGCTTCAAAGGCTG TTGCAGCTCCAGTAGCAGGAAGAATCTTTACCCTATCGACAGTCCAATTAAGAAACGGAAGTCACAGTATGAGCTCAGTGATACAAGGTTGTCATCGCTGAAATACAAGTTTCAGAACCGATTAACTTGCCAGGAGGATGAGTCCGCAAGAACAGAAAGCTTAGGATGTGGTGACATTTTCATCAACAAGAATTGTGATATGGACATGGTCAATATTGTTGAGGAATTGGACTCTTGTGAGAATACTCAAAGCCTTTTAGGTGGGTGCATTGAAGTGGACTCCATAAATGGAATTGAGAGCCAATCTATGAGAAAAATGTTCAAGGTCCGGGCATCTGCATCCAGCAGCTCAAGCAACAACATTTCTTCTGACGCTTTCAGTTCTTTCGGTAGATCTGGCACCAAAGATACTGACAGCTGGGTGAGGCCGCACCTGGAGCATGATCGCTCAGGTACTATGCTGCAACCATATGATGATGATATTGAGAGGATATACGATGTGATGAATGAGCTCGCAAGTGGCGGTGTCGATGGTTTTTCTGATCGTATCACAAATGAGAGGCTATACTCGAATGGCGTCGAGGATTTCCTGATTTTGCCAGCAGGCAAAACTGGCTGTCATG gcgagaagaagaagctaacCATTGATCAAGAATTTGAGCAGTACTTTTCAAAGCTCATGCTTTAG